A part of Pantoea vagans genomic DNA contains:
- a CDS encoding gamma-glutamylcyclotransferase family protein, which translates to MKRLFVYGTLCPGRENAHILENIGGQWLAGSVNGTFYERGWGAAADFPGIVLDEHGPDVPGYLFVSDQLDAHWPMLDAFEDGYDRVEVRVSAGDNQHYTAWIYQLQPQGNS; encoded by the coding sequence ATGAAACGCTTATTTGTTTACGGCACGCTCTGTCCGGGCCGCGAGAATGCCCATATCCTGGAAAACATTGGCGGACAATGGCTGGCCGGTTCGGTGAACGGAACCTTTTACGAGCGTGGCTGGGGTGCGGCGGCGGATTTCCCGGGCATCGTTCTGGATGAGCATGGCCCCGATGTGCCGGGCTATCTGTTTGTCTCTGACCAGTTGGATGCGCACTGGCCGATGCTGGATGCGTTTGAAGATGGCTATGATCGCGTCGAAGTTCGCGTCTCTGCCGGGGATAATCAGCATTACACCGCGTGGATTTATCAGCTCCAGCCACAGGGAAACAGTTAG
- a CDS encoding fimbrial protein, with protein sequence MNQSGHRVVPKATLLASAFALFFFQPSQTVAADALAQINIHLSATVVAVGCTVDPVDVNKPVYLGEWQTKQLVKAGQTTKAVPFTIHLTGCTADSAKLTFTGTKDTTDSTLLAVDGKDENAASGVAIEILDSQHNRIPMGADTPSAVIDTNGNGTLDFWADYVSTGENNAKPGEANAATQFTLTYY encoded by the coding sequence ATGAATCAGTCAGGTCATCGCGTAGTGCCAAAAGCGACACTGCTGGCCAGTGCATTTGCACTGTTCTTTTTTCAACCCTCTCAGACGGTCGCCGCAGATGCGCTGGCACAGATTAATATTCATCTTTCGGCAACCGTAGTCGCGGTTGGTTGTACGGTCGATCCGGTTGACGTCAATAAACCGGTTTACCTTGGCGAATGGCAGACAAAGCAGCTGGTCAAAGCGGGGCAGACAACCAAAGCCGTGCCGTTTACTATTCATCTGACCGGATGTACAGCTGACTCTGCAAAACTGACGTTCACCGGTACTAAAGACACGACTGACTCAACGCTGCTTGCAGTTGATGGCAAAGATGAGAATGCCGCTTCTGGTGTCGCGATTGAGATTCTGGACAGCCAGCATAATCGTATACCGATGGGCGCGGATACACCGTCAGCGGTAATTGATACCAACGGTAATGGCACGCTGGATTTCTGGGCTGATTATGTCTCGACTGGTGAAAATAACGCAAAGCCGGGTGAGGCGAATGCCGCGACGCAATTTACGCTGACTTATTATTGA
- a CDS encoding FUSC family protein, translating to MKWFTKNAVLFACKTSLAAFIALSVALLLNFEKPAWALTTVFVTSQLYAASTVSKSLFRLMGTLLGGIFILLIYPETVQSPVLFSLCVSLWVTVCLYLSLHDRTPKSYVFMLAGYSAAIMGFPDVDTPSAIINTVISRIEEITLGILCSTLVHRLVFPVSMHHLLGQSVNLWFQNARKLCDELISGMAKNKSLEREDILIQMAGYPLNVETLLTHCVYEGEAARNVIRLVSVQYQHLTYLLPTLTAIESRLGVLAELNIRFPQCVTDVFQEFLLWLHHDRINDIAGLREAIAASQTTLENQWRAGQLATEESLLLIGLLERLANFVRIADAFENVSARAGDLYSHGDGAAIRNIREHRHIDKGLLRLSALTAFLATFLSSLFWIGSGWADGANAPLMAAIISSFFAGVDSPVTPMKLFVKGVMVALVVSLFYIAFLIPQANTLQALMICLLPGLMLLSLIIANPATNMVGLSVAIQIPGFIGLSHHYVPNLIVTLNAAISSMVGIMFAVVLTALIRNKRPSWIARRAVQRGLRDLLGFIKMVERNSATLLSRQQFIARMLDRVNVILPRKRLDPVPDIVVGGYLITETWLGANCYDFYARHREVLEGHRIESGQMFHELALYLKRKMKSLQLTPHQDLLDELDLLLLRLEPIARQESVAVAPLIHLFNIRVSLFPHQRWPE from the coding sequence ATGAAATGGTTTACCAAAAACGCGGTTTTGTTTGCCTGCAAAACCTCCCTTGCCGCGTTTATCGCACTCTCTGTGGCGCTGTTACTTAACTTCGAAAAACCGGCCTGGGCGCTGACCACCGTGTTTGTCACTTCACAACTCTATGCCGCCTCGACCGTCTCGAAATCGCTGTTTCGTCTGATGGGCACGCTGCTCGGCGGCATCTTTATTCTGCTGATCTATCCTGAAACCGTGCAGTCGCCAGTGCTGTTCAGCCTCTGTGTGTCGCTATGGGTGACGGTCTGCCTGTATCTTTCTCTGCATGACCGCACGCCGAAGAGTTACGTCTTTATGCTGGCGGGTTACAGCGCGGCGATTATGGGCTTTCCTGACGTGGATACGCCGTCGGCGATCATCAATACCGTGATTTCACGTATTGAGGAGATCACGCTGGGGATCCTCTGCAGCACGCTGGTTCACCGGCTGGTGTTCCCGGTGTCGATGCACCATCTGCTGGGGCAGAGCGTCAATCTCTGGTTTCAGAACGCGCGCAAACTCTGTGATGAATTGATCAGCGGGATGGCAAAGAACAAATCGCTGGAGCGGGAAGATATCCTGATTCAGATGGCGGGCTATCCGCTGAACGTTGAAACGCTGCTGACCCACTGCGTCTATGAAGGCGAAGCGGCGCGTAATGTCATTCGTCTGGTCAGCGTGCAGTATCAGCATCTGACCTATCTGCTGCCGACCCTGACCGCGATTGAGTCACGGCTGGGCGTGCTGGCCGAACTGAATATCCGTTTTCCACAGTGCGTCACCGACGTGTTTCAGGAATTTCTGCTGTGGCTGCATCATGACCGGATAAACGATATCGCCGGACTGCGTGAGGCGATTGCCGCCAGTCAGACTACCCTGGAAAATCAATGGCGGGCAGGGCAGCTGGCCACCGAAGAGAGCCTGCTGCTGATTGGCCTGCTCGAGCGGCTGGCCAACTTTGTCCGTATTGCCGATGCCTTTGAGAATGTCAGTGCGCGCGCCGGGGATCTCTATAGCCACGGGGATGGGGCTGCGATCCGCAATATCCGGGAACACCGGCACATCGACAAGGGGCTGCTCAGGCTCTCTGCGCTGACCGCTTTTCTGGCGACCTTTCTCTCCAGTCTGTTCTGGATTGGCAGCGGCTGGGCTGACGGTGCAAATGCGCCTCTGATGGCGGCGATCATCAGTTCATTCTTTGCCGGTGTTGATTCCCCGGTAACCCCCATGAAACTGTTCGTAAAAGGGGTGATGGTTGCGCTGGTGGTCAGTCTGTTCTATATCGCTTTCCTGATCCCGCAGGCCAATACTTTGCAGGCGCTGATGATCTGTCTGCTGCCGGGTCTGATGCTGCTGAGTCTGATCATCGCTAATCCGGCGACCAATATGGTGGGGCTGAGTGTCGCCATTCAGATCCCTGGCTTTATCGGCCTGAGCCATCACTATGTCCCGAATCTGATCGTCACTCTGAATGCAGCCATCTCATCGATGGTGGGGATTATGTTTGCGGTGGTGCTGACGGCGCTGATCCGTAACAAACGACCGTCCTGGATTGCCAGAAGAGCGGTGCAGCGCGGACTGCGCGATCTGTTAGGGTTTATCAAAATGGTGGAGCGCAATTCCGCCACGCTGCTGTCACGCCAGCAGTTTATTGCGCGGATGCTCGACAGGGTGAACGTGATTCTGCCGCGCAAACGGCTCGATCCGGTGCCGGATATTGTGGTGGGGGGCTATCTGATTACTGAAACCTGGCTGGGTGCGAACTGTTATGATTTTTACGCACGTCATCGAGAGGTGCTGGAAGGGCATCGGATTGAGAGTGGACAGATGTTTCACGAGCTGGCGCTCTATCTGAAACGCAAGATGAAGTCGCTACAGCTAACGCCACATCAGGATTTGCTGGATGAACTGGACCTGTTACTGCTGCGGCTGGAGCCGATTGCGCGACAGGAGAGTGTTGCAGTCGCACCGTTAATCCATCTGTTTAATATTCGGGTTTCACTGTTTCCACATCAGCGCTGGCCGGAATGA
- a CDS encoding LysE family translocator → MLDIVHFPLFVASVVLLCVTPGPDLAYIIGQSMVRGRRAGILSATGVALGSCTHAIASALGLIALIAASPLLFTVIKYIGAAYLIYLGAKMMLSTFGVSNERPLDVQSNMAEVETRRLMLRGFITSITNPKVLLFFIAFFPQFVVIEGDHHVISFLVLGMVYALIGVMIDVLFAILAGGAAGAVAKNQTLRKMLDRVVGATFIGLGIRLALTRR, encoded by the coding sequence ATGCTGGATATTGTGCATTTTCCGCTGTTCGTCGCGTCGGTCGTGCTGCTTTGTGTTACGCCTGGTCCTGATCTCGCCTATATCATCGGTCAGAGTATGGTCAGGGGACGACGCGCCGGGATCCTTTCGGCGACCGGCGTGGCATTGGGCAGTTGTACGCATGCTATTGCCAGTGCACTGGGTTTAATAGCGCTCATTGCGGCTTCACCGCTGCTGTTCACGGTCATTAAATATATCGGCGCGGCCTACCTTATCTATCTTGGCGCTAAAATGATGCTATCAACCTTTGGCGTCAGTAACGAGCGCCCGCTGGACGTTCAGAGCAATATGGCTGAGGTCGAAACCCGACGGTTGATGCTGCGCGGTTTCATTACTTCAATAACCAATCCCAAAGTATTGCTGTTTTTCATCGCGTTCTTTCCTCAGTTTGTGGTGATTGAGGGCGACCATCATGTGATCTCATTTCTGGTGCTGGGAATGGTCTATGCGTTGATTGGCGTCATGATTGATGTGTTGTTTGCCATTCTGGCCGGCGGTGCTGCAGGTGCTGTGGCAAAAAATCAAACGCTGCGAAAAATGCTGGATCGCGTCGTGGGTGCCACCTTTATCGGGTTGGGAATTCGCCTTGCATTGACACGGCGCTAA